Proteins from a genomic interval of Musa acuminata AAA Group cultivar baxijiao chromosome BXJ1-9, Cavendish_Baxijiao_AAA, whole genome shotgun sequence:
- the LOC135592690 gene encoding probable carboxylesterase 18, with protein MTQKASSLASGGRSLTSPPLPWTTRLYIALLSVVTDGARRSNGTINRRLLSFFDARSSASAKPRHGVRTADVPVDPSRDLWFRLFVPSSASSGRIPVIVYFHGGGFAYLSPASRAYDAFCRRICRKINALVVSVNYRLAPEHRYPAPYEDAVDVLRFLDDGGLASADPTAAGLADLSRCFLAGDSAGGNMVHHVARRWAADAAGGWKNLRLAGMVLIQPFFGGEERTESENRLVGAPLVSVDRTDWLWRAFLPEGADRDHEAANVFGPRADGELEAALPEAMVVVGGFDPLQDWQRRYYECMTARGKAVRLLEYPDAIHAFYVFPELKLSAAFIDELKAFIK; from the coding sequence ATGACGCAAAAGGCCTCCTCGCTGGCGAGTGGCGGCCGTTCTTTAACTTCGCCGCCGCTCCCGTGGACGACGCGGCTCTACATCGCTCTGCTCTCCGTCGTCACCGACGGCGCTCGCCGCTCAAACGGCACCATCAATCGCCGCCTCCTTTCCTTCTTCGACGCCCGCTCCTCCGCCTCCGCCAAGCCCCGCCACGGCGTCCGCACGGCCGACGTCCCCGTCGATCCCTCCCGTGACCTCTGGTTCCGCCTCTTCGTCCCCAGTTCTGCGTCGTCCGGCCGGATTCCCGTCATCGTCTACTTCCACGGCGGCGGGTTCGCCTACCTCTCCCCCGCCTCCCGCGCCTACGACGCTTTCTGCCGCCGGATCTGCCGCAAGATCAACGCCCTCGTCGTCTCCGTCAACTACCGCCTCGCCCCGGAGCACCGCTACCCGGCGCCGTACGAGGATGCGGTCGACGTGCTTCGATTCCTGGACGACGGAGGCCTCGCCTCCGCCGACCCTACCGCCGCCGGCCTCGCCGACCTCTCCCGCTGCTTCCTGGCCGGCGACTCCGCGGGCGGGAACATGGTCCACCACGTGGCCCGGCGCTGGGCCGCGGACGCCGCGGGGGGATGGAAAAACCTTCGGCTGGCGGGGATGGTGCTGATCCAGCCGTTTTTCGGCGGGGAGGAGCGGACGGAGTCGGAGAATCGGCTGGTGGGGGCGCCGCTGGTGTCGGTGGACCGGACGGACTGGCTGTGGCGGGCGTTCCTGCCGGAGGGGGCGGACCGGGACCACGAGGCGGCGAACGTGTTCGGGCCGCGGGCTGATGGCGAGCTGGAGGCGGCGCTGCCGGAGGCGATGGTGGTGGTGGGGGGCTTCGACCCGCTGCAGGACTGGCAACGGCGGTACTACGAGTGCATGACAGCAAGGGGGAAGGCGGTGCGGCTGCTGGAGTACCCCGACGCCATCCACGCCTTCTACGTCTTCCCCGAGCTGAAGCTGTCGGCGGCTTTCATCGACGAGCTCAAAGCCTTCATCAAGTAG
- the LOC135592693 gene encoding uncharacterized protein LOC135592693 isoform X2, whose translation MPIWGVGLTAWLKTKVVDPLMQIIRRGAEPKQLAFSTALGVTLGVFPICGTTVLLCGAAIGLIGNRCHAPSVMLANFVATPIELSLVVPFLRLGEVISGGPHFPLTSDALMKVVTGEASRDVLISVLHALLGWIVAAPFILGALYVVFVPCFKFLIHRFNAAPSSPKKQRAI comes from the exons ATGCCGATTTGGGGAGTGGGTTTGACGGCGTGGCTCAAGACGAAGGTCGTGGATCCACTTATGCAAATCATTAGAAG GGGTGCAGAACCGAAGCAACTGGCATTTTCAACTGCTCTTGGCGTCACCCTTGGAGTGTTTCCCATTTGTG GGACCACGGTTCTTCTTTGTGGTGCGGCCATTGGATTAATTGGAAACCGTTGCCATGCTCCAAGTGTCATGCTTGCCAACTTTGTTGCGACCCCAATTGAGTTGAG TCTGGTTGTACCATTCCTGCGCCTTGGCGAAGTCATCTCTGGCGGTCCTCATTTCCCCTTGACATCCGATGCACTGATGAAGGTGGTAACAGGTGAAGCCTCAAGAGACGTCCTAATCAGTGTACTCCATGCG TTGTTGGGTTGGATCGTTGCGGCACCTTTCATCCTCGGTGCCCTTTACGTCGTCTTTGTTCCTTGTTTTAAGTTCCTCATCCACAGATTTAATGCTGCGCCTTCGAGCCCAAAGAAGCAACGGGCTATCTGA
- the LOC103975052 gene encoding auxin response factor 7 produces MTAASPNSSSTRHGSGPSQDVLYPELWKACAGPLVTLPREGERVYYFPQGHMEQLEASTDQELDQQMPLFDLPSKILCRVVYVQLQAEPDTDEVYAHITLHPEINQGEVTSPDPPLPEPKICNVRSFCKTLTASDTSTHGGFSVLRKHADECLPPLDMTQNPPSQELVAKDLHENEWRFRHIFRGQPRRHLLTTGWSVFVSSKRLVAGDAFIFLRGENDELRVGVRRLMRQLNSMPSSVISSHSMHLGVLATASHAIATGTLFSVFYKPRTSRSEFIISVNKYLEAKNNKFSVGMRFKMRFEGDEAPEQRFSGTIIGVDTASSRWKDSEWRSLKVQWDEPSSIPRPDRVSPWELEPLLTGTPNSQPVQRNKRTRPSASPTITSDVTPAFGLWKSPAESTRTFSVSGLQRGTKLHTSSCPTSQFLSASKPGLIEFNVSNKSSAANIPMCRPITSEHQTDSFGADKEHSERKQETSTGCWLFGIQLVESSAVEEISPLTTISCVRDEQPVTSLDVESDQQSQPSNVKRSDTPAGSNEPEKSCLRSAQEYQSRLLRSCIKVHMQGMAVGRAVDLTRLYGYDALLQKLEEMFNIEGELSSVVKKWEVVYTDDEDDVMMVGDDPWHEFCSMARKIYIYTCEEAKRLTPRVKLPAVGEVIRSKKAAADADATGNNQEDQT; encoded by the exons ATGACTGCGGCTTCACCGAATAGTTCATCCACAAGACACGGTTCAG GGCCCAGTCAAGATGTCTTGTACCCAGAACTATGGAAAGCCTGTGCAGGACCTTTGGTTACTCTACCTCGTGAAGGAGAAAGGGTTTATTACTTTCCTCAAGGTCATATGGAGCAG CTTGAAGCATCAACAGATCAAGAGCTTGACCAGCAAATGCCCTTGTTTGATCTGCCATCAAAAATCTTATGCAGGGTAGTTTATGTTCAACTTCAG GCCGAGCCTGATACAGATGAAGTATATGCACATATTACATTGCATCCTGAGATAAAT CAAGGTGAAGTTACCAGCCCAGATCCTCCACTGCCTGAGCCTAAAATATGCAACGTCCGTTCCTTCTGCAAGACACTAACTGCATCAGACACAAGCACTCATGGGGGGTTCTCAGTGCTTAGGAAGCATGCAGATGAGTGCCTTCCTCCACTG GATATGACCCAGAATCCACCATCGCAAGAATTGGTTGCCAAAGATCTTCATGAGAATGAATGGCGTTTCCGACACATTTTTCGAG GACAGCCCAGGCGCCATCTGCTCACAACTGGTTGGAGTGTCTTTGTTAGTTCTAAGCGGTTGGTAGCTGgtgatgcatttatctttctaag AGGTGAGAATGATGAGCTACGGGTCGGTGTGAGAAGGCTTATGAGACAGCTAAATAGCATGCCATCGTCAGTCATATCCAGTCATAGCATGCATCTTGGAGTTCTGGCTACTGCATCTCATGCTATTGCTACAGGGACTCTTTTTTCTGTTTTTTACAAGCCCAG GACAAGTAGATCAGAGTTCATCATAAGTGTCAACAAGTATCTTGAAGCCAAGAATAACAAATTTTCTGTTGGAATGAGATTTAAAATGAGATTTGAGGGTGACGAAGCCCCAGAACAAAG GTTTAGTGGTACTATAATTGGTGTAGACACCGCATCATCTCGTTGGAAAGATTCAGAATGGAGATCCTTGAAG GTCCAATGGGATGAACCTTCATCCATCCCACGTCCAGACAGAGTTTCACCATGGGAATTGGAACCACTTCTTACAGGTACTCCAAACTCTCAACCAGTGCAGAGGAACAAGCGGACACGACCATCGGCTTCGCCCACTATAACATCAGATGTTACTCCAGCGTTTG GTTTATGGAAATCTCCTGCTGAGAGTACCAGGACATTCTCAGTTTCTGGTTTGCAAAGAGGAACAAAACTACATACATCGTCCTGCCCTACATCTCAGTTCTTATCAGCATCTAAGCCTGGCTTGATTGAATTTAATGTAAGCAATAAATCATCAGCTGCTAACATCCCCATGTGCCGGCCAATCACGTCAGAACATCAAACTGATTCTTTTGGGGCAGATAAAGAACATAGTGAAAGGAAGCAAGAAACTAGTACAGGCTGCTGGCTGTTTGGGATTCAGCTAGTTGAGAGTTCTGCGGTAGAGGAAATATCTCCACTGACTACCATTTCTTGTGTTAGAGATGAACAACCAGTGACATCTTTAGATGTAGAATCAGATCAGCAATCTCAACCATCAAATGTCAAAAGGTCTGACACTCCTGCAGGCAGCAATGAGCCAGAGAAGTCATGCTTAAGGTCAGCCCAAGAGTACCAAAGTCGGCTATTGAGGAGCTGCATCAAG GTTCACATGCAAGGAATGGCAGTTGGGAGGGCAGTGGATTTGACTAGATTATATGGATATGATGCGCTCCTTCAGAAACTGGAAGAGATGTTCAATATTGAGGGAGAGCTTTCCAGTGTGGTAAAAAAATGGGAGGTAGTCTACACAGATGACGAGGATGACGTGATGATGGTTGGTGATGACCCCTGGCA TGAGTTCTGCAGCATGGCAAGAAAAATATACATCTACACATGTGAGGAGGCCAAAAGGCTGACTCCCAGGGTGAAGCTTCCAGCTGTTGGTGAGGTCATCAGGTCCAAGAAAGCCGCAGCCGATGCTGACGCCACGGGAAACAACCAGGAAGATCAAACTTGA
- the LOC135592693 gene encoding uncharacterized protein LOC135592693 isoform X1: MDSFGVRPFPKYTAERDNRSSQYEHEKVIKKRIEEGISYPVRSSKSLPSSSSKLVCRLEINPAEPCFRPSLASFVLQEKEREKELILFSGELVVKMPIWGVGLTAWLKTKVVDPLMQIIRRGAEPKQLAFSTALGVTLGVFPICGTTVLLCGAAIGLIGNRCHAPSVMLANFVATPIELSLVVPFLRLGEVISGGPHFPLTSDALMKVVTGEASRDVLISVLHALLGWIVAAPFILGALYVVFVPCFKFLIHRFNAAPSSPKKQRAI, translated from the exons ATGGATTCTTTTGGTGTCCGTCCGTTCCCCAAATATACCGCCGAACGAGACAACCGGTCTTCTCAGTATGAGCACGAAAAGGTCATCAAGAAAAGGATCGAAGAAGGGATATCTTACCCTGTCCGCAGCTCAAAATCCCTACCTTCTTCCTCGTCCAAGCTCGTATGCCGTCTCGAAATTAATCCTGCGGAGCCTTGTTTCCGTCCGTCCTTAGCGTCATTTG TGCTACAAGAAAAAGAGCGAGAAAAAGAATTGATCCTTTTTTCGGGAGAGTTGGTGGTAAAGATGCCGATTTGGGGAGTGGGTTTGACGGCGTGGCTCAAGACGAAGGTCGTGGATCCACTTATGCAAATCATTAGAAG GGGTGCAGAACCGAAGCAACTGGCATTTTCAACTGCTCTTGGCGTCACCCTTGGAGTGTTTCCCATTTGTG GGACCACGGTTCTTCTTTGTGGTGCGGCCATTGGATTAATTGGAAACCGTTGCCATGCTCCAAGTGTCATGCTTGCCAACTTTGTTGCGACCCCAATTGAGTTGAG TCTGGTTGTACCATTCCTGCGCCTTGGCGAAGTCATCTCTGGCGGTCCTCATTTCCCCTTGACATCCGATGCACTGATGAAGGTGGTAACAGGTGAAGCCTCAAGAGACGTCCTAATCAGTGTACTCCATGCG TTGTTGGGTTGGATCGTTGCGGCACCTTTCATCCTCGGTGCCCTTTACGTCGTCTTTGTTCCTTGTTTTAAGTTCCTCATCCACAGATTTAATGCTGCGCCTTCGAGCCCAAAGAAGCAACGGGCTATCTGA
- the LOC103997466 gene encoding probable carboxylesterase 18, producing MSPPTRSLAGHCETASEGAGAVAAEMRSPDEPGLAAVAPPLSITKRFIIAAASAINDAACRSDGTVNRRLVSLLDARSSASAKPVQGIRTVDVPVDTSRDVWFRLFIPCSDSAGLKIPVIVYFHGGGFAFLSPASYLYDHVCRRLCRTVNAIVVSVNYRLAPEHRHPAPYEDGVDVLRFLDRVGLLYADPLAADLADLSRCFLVGDSAGANICHHVARRWAAGAGSGWKRLRLAGMVLIQPYFGGEQRTEAEVRLAGAPLVTVERTDWLWRAFLPEGADRDHEASNVFGPRATGELEEALPAALVVVGGFDPLQDWQRRYYEGLKARGKEARLVEYPEAFHAFFAFPDLKQSAVLMEDVRSFIEGHRPSKENTGGC from the coding sequence ATGAGCCCTCCAACTCGCTCCCTCGCGGGACACTGTGAAACCGCTTCCGAGGGAGCCGGTGCGGTAGCCGCAGAGATGCGCTCGCCGGATGAGCCCGGCCTTGCCGCCGTGGCTCCGCCCCTATCGATCACCAAGCGGTTCATCATTGCAGCCGCTTCCGCCATCAACGACGCCGCTTGCCGATCCGACGGCACCGTCAACCGCCGACTCGTCTCCCTCCTCGACGCCCGATCCTCCGCCTCCGCCAAACCCGTCCAAGGCATCCGCACCGTCGACGTCCCCGTCGACACCTCCCGTGACGTTTGGTTCCGCCTCTTCATCCCCTGTTCCGACTCCGCCGGCCTCAAGATCCCCGTCATCGTCTACTTCCACGGAGGCGGTTTCGCCTTCCTCTCCCCCGCCTCCTACCTCTACGACCACGTCTGTCGCCGGCTCTGCCGCACGGTCAATGCCATCGTCGTATCCGTCAACTACCGCTTGGCTCCGGAGCACCGACACCCCGCGCCGTACGAGGACGGGGTCGACGTGCTCCGCTTCCTGGATCGCGTCGGCCTGCTGTACGCTGACCCTTTAGCGGCCGATCTCGCCGACCTGTCCAGATGCTTCTTGGTCGGCGACTCCGCCGGCGCGAACATCTGCCACCACGTGGCCCGGCGCTGGGCTGCAGGAGCCGGCAGCGGGTGGAAGAGGCTGCGGCTCGCGGGCATGGTGCTCATCCAGCCGTACTTCGGCGGTGAGCAGCGGACAGAGGCGGAGGTGCGGCTGGCCGGGGCGCCGCTGGTGACTGTTGAGCGAACGGACTGGCTGTGGCGGGCGTTCCTGCCGGAGGGGGCGGACAGGGACCACGAGGCATCGAACGTGTTCGGGCCGCGGGCGACGGGGGAGCTGGAGGAGGCTCTGCCGGCGGCGTTGGTGGTCGTGGGGGGGTTCGACCCGCTGCAGGACTGGCAACGGAGGTACTACGAGGGGCTGAAAGCGAGGGGGAAGGAAGCGCGGCTGGTAGAGTACCCGGAGGCCTTCCACGCCTTCTTCGCCTTCCCCGACCTGAAGCAGTCAGCGGTGCTCATGGAGGATGTCAGAAGCTTCATCGAGGGCCATCGACCATCGAAGGAAAACACCGGCGGATGTTAG
- the LOC103997469 gene encoding mannan endo-1,4-beta-mannosidase 5-like, producing the protein MVDCAPLYYLDHRKKTPSSLHSLAALQDERAPSLHPINTNPGGLHSAHTKQQFFHNKMAKLCAVLCLLLGALAFLAIAAPGSSSFVERQGTQFVLDGSPYLFNGFNSYWMMTVASQPAERAKVSQVLGEAAAAGLTVCRTWAFSDGGDGALQISPGVYDERVFQGLDFVISEAQSHGVRLILSLVNNYKDFGGRAQYVQWASNAGAAVGGEDDFYTNPVVKGYYKNHVQRVLTRINTITNVAYKDDPTIMAWELINEPRCQADYSGKTVNAWVQEMASYTKSLDSKHMLEIGMEGFYGDSMPEKKQYNPGYQVGTDFITSNLIDEIDFATIHAYPDVWLAAQDDASQTAFAQRWMWSHWDDATKILKKPLVLTEFGLSKKDPGYTENLRDVYINAICTDIYNLARSGGGSLSGGLVWQVMADGMESYYDGYEILLSQDPSTDAVLMRQSRAMSVLAHTMSKPAGGQVGHADEAVAGEQEDGVAHGTRLHGLHVRHVHARDGKGSSHP; encoded by the exons ATGGTGGATTGTGCTCCATTATATTATTTAGACCACCGAAAAAAGACCCCATCGAGTCTGCACTCTCTCGCAGCTTTACAAGATGAAAGAGCTCCATCCCTGCACCCTATAAATACCAACCCCGGCGGGCTCCACTCTGCCCACACCAAGCAGCAGTTCTTCCACAACAAGATGGCCAAGCTTTGCGCTGTTCTCTGCCTTCTGTTGGGTGCTCTCGCATTCTTGGCGATCGCTGCTCCCGGCAGCAGCTCCTTCGTTGAGAGGCAAGGCACGCAGTTCGTCCTCGACGGCTCCCCGTACCTCTTCAATGGGTTCAACTCGTACTGGATGATGACTGTCGCGTCCCAACCCGCCGAGCGGGCGAAGGTCTCGCAGGTGCTCGGCGAAGCTGCCGCCGCAGGGCTCACTGTTTGCCGAACGTGGGCGTTCAGCGACGGAGGCGATGGAGCTCTCCAGATCTCACCCGGAGTGTACGATGAGCGAGTGTTTCAG GGACTGGATTTTGTGATCTCGGAGGCTCAAAGTCATGGTGTTCGCTTGATCCTGAGTCTGGTGAACAATTACAAAGACTTCGGAGGCAGAGCTCAGTACGTGCAATGGGCGAGCAATGCAGGTGCTGCTGTCGGTGGTGAAGACGATTTCTATACCAATCCGGTTGTGAAGGGATACTACAAGAACCATGTCCAG AGAGTGTTAACAAGAATCAACACCATCACCAACGTAGCCTACAAAGACGACCCAACGATCATGGCATGGGAACTAATAAACGAGCCTCGTTGCCAGGCAGATTACTCAGGAAAAACGGTGAAC GCCTGGGTTCAAGAGATGGCAAGTTACACAAAGTCGCTGGACAGCAAACACATGCTAGAGATAGGAATGGAAGGATTCTACGGAGACTCCATGCCGGAGAAGAAGCAGTACAATCCCGGTTACCAAGTTGGCACAGACTTCATCACCAGCAATCTCATCGACGAGATCGACTTTGCCACTATCCATGCGTACCCAGACGTTTG GCTCGCTGCGCAGGACGACGCATCGCAGACCGCCTTCGCTCAGCGGTGGATGTGGAGCCACTGGGACGACGCCACGAAGATACTGAAGAAGCCACTGGTGCTCACCGAGTTCGGGCTGTCGAAGAAGGACCCCGGCTACACCGAGAACCTCCGGGACGTGTACATCAACGCCATCTGCACCGACATATACAACTTGGCAAGGAGCGGCGGCGGGTCGCTCAGCGGCGGGTTGGTGTGGCAAGTGATGGCGGACGGGATGGAGTCGTACTACGACGGCTACGAGATTCTGCTGTCTCAGGATCCGTCCACGGACGCAGTACTGATGAGGCAATCACGCGCGATGTCGGTGCTGGCGCACACGATGAGCAAGCCTGCCGGCGGCCAGGTAGGGCATGCCGACGAAGCCGTAGCTGGCGAGCAGGAAGATGGCGTCGCTCATGGCACGAGGTTGCATGGCCTTCACGTAAGGCACGTGCATGCGAGGGATGGAAAGGGGAGCTCCCACCCTTAG
- the LOC135594489 gene encoding VQ motif-containing protein 31-like, translating to MEKPHGGEAPQRCPTTFVQTDTATFKELVQRLTGPHEQPPDAAPFAPFAPAKVAGLKRLHERRRGSRLKLPVMKPAVGPAVLSPSLMTALVSPSTGFAGLGICDELNEEEEEKAIKERRFYLHPSPRSRSQNAEPELLPLFPLTSPKPHDH from the coding sequence ATGGAGAAGCCGCATGGCGGAGAAGCACCACAGCGATGCCCCACCACCTTCGTCCAGACCGACACCGCCACCTTCAAGGAGCTCGTCCAGCGGCTCACCGGCCCGCACGAGCAGCCGCCCGACGCTGCCCCCTTCGCCCCCTTCGCCCCCGCCAAGGTGGCAGGCCTCAAGCGGCTCCATGAACGGAGGCGAGGCTCCCGGCTCAAGCTCCCCGTGATGAAGCCCGCCGTCGGTCCAGCGGTGCTGTCGCCTTCTTTGATGACCGCGCTGGTGTCGCCCTCTACCGGCTTCGCCGGGCTTGGCATATGCGACGAGctgaacgaggaggaggaggagaaggccatCAAGGAGAGGCGGTTCTACTTGCACCCTTCGCCCCGGTCAAGATCGCAGAACGCCGAGCCGGAGCTGCTGCCTTTGTTTCCACTGACCTCTCCGAAGCCTCACGATCATTGA
- the LOC135592692 gene encoding single-stranded DNA-binding protein WHY2, mitochondrial-like isoform X1, protein MRFSRFLSSSKSVLGRAANIKDSYWLKTQHGFSTSGPDLVTDAGSTSIGRFANYTVFKGKAALSMKPILPAIRELDQSRSSRVYRNGSVILTFWPAVGQRKYDWEKKQVFALSATEVGSLIGLGPTESCEFLHDPSMKSSLEGQVKKSLSISPLGNDNGYFINLSVVNNIQKTNERLSVPISKAEFTVIRTVLSYVLPHIMGWPQAMMRAQQPTTETKTSKSRPDPIFEWGR, encoded by the exons ATGAGGTTCTCCCGCTTCCTTTCGTCCAG TAAATCTGTACTGGGGAGAGCTGCTAATATAAAGGATTCTTATTGGTTGAAAACTCAACATGGTTTTTCAACTTCTGGACCAGATCTTGTGACAGATG CGGGGAGCACATCTATTGGAAGATTTGCAAACTACACTGTTTTTAAGGGCAAAGCTGCCTTATCGATGAAACCAATTCTTCCAGCTATCCGAGAACTGGAT CAGTCTAGGAGTTCTAGAGTATACAGAAATGGCTCTGTTATTTTGACATTTTGGCCTGCTGTTGGACAAAGAAAGTATGATTGGGAAAAGAAGCAG GTCTTTGCTTTGTCAGCTACTGAAGTTGGAAGCTTGATTGGCCTAGGTCCTACTGAATCTTGTGAATTTCTTCATGATCCTTCGATGAAATCGAG TTTAGAAGGCCAGGTGAAGAAATCACTATCAATTTCCCCATTGGGCAATGACAATGGATACTTTATAAACTTAT CTGTTGTAAACAACATCCAGAAGACAAATGAGCGACTTTCAGTTCCAATTTCCAAGGCTGAATTCACAGTTATTCGCACAGTATTAAGT tatgTATTGCCACATATCATGGGTTGGCCCCAGGCCATGATGAGAGCACAACAACCAACCACTGAGACAAAAACGTCAAAGAGCCGACCAGATCCCATTTTTGAGTGGGGAAGGTAA
- the LOC135592692 gene encoding single-stranded DNA-binding protein WHY2, mitochondrial-like isoform X2, whose protein sequence is MRFSRFLSSSKSVLGRAANIKDSYWLKTQHGFSTSGPDLVTDAGSTSIGRFANYTVFKGKAALSMKPILPAIRELDSRSSRVYRNGSVILTFWPAVGQRKYDWEKKQVFALSATEVGSLIGLGPTESCEFLHDPSMKSSLEGQVKKSLSISPLGNDNGYFINLSVVNNIQKTNERLSVPISKAEFTVIRTVLSYVLPHIMGWPQAMMRAQQPTTETKTSKSRPDPIFEWGR, encoded by the exons ATGAGGTTCTCCCGCTTCCTTTCGTCCAG TAAATCTGTACTGGGGAGAGCTGCTAATATAAAGGATTCTTATTGGTTGAAAACTCAACATGGTTTTTCAACTTCTGGACCAGATCTTGTGACAGATG CGGGGAGCACATCTATTGGAAGATTTGCAAACTACACTGTTTTTAAGGGCAAAGCTGCCTTATCGATGAAACCAATTCTTCCAGCTATCCGAGAACTGGAT TCTAGGAGTTCTAGAGTATACAGAAATGGCTCTGTTATTTTGACATTTTGGCCTGCTGTTGGACAAAGAAAGTATGATTGGGAAAAGAAGCAG GTCTTTGCTTTGTCAGCTACTGAAGTTGGAAGCTTGATTGGCCTAGGTCCTACTGAATCTTGTGAATTTCTTCATGATCCTTCGATGAAATCGAG TTTAGAAGGCCAGGTGAAGAAATCACTATCAATTTCCCCATTGGGCAATGACAATGGATACTTTATAAACTTAT CTGTTGTAAACAACATCCAGAAGACAAATGAGCGACTTTCAGTTCCAATTTCCAAGGCTGAATTCACAGTTATTCGCACAGTATTAAGT tatgTATTGCCACATATCATGGGTTGGCCCCAGGCCATGATGAGAGCACAACAACCAACCACTGAGACAAAAACGTCAAAGAGCCGACCAGATCCCATTTTTGAGTGGGGAAGGTAA